The following are from one region of the Aequoribacter fuscus genome:
- a CDS encoding sulfotransferase family protein, whose translation MSNWTPPERPEWVAKVIEEGEHMDIKRVVPLNPDELMATAIEATGFSDFGADYWLEGFHVFIDALENEAELHLLGRLMARSDILNWLQARLGIEAAYAQHPEIEDEVIDSPVVVTGLPRAGTSILFELLAQDTQFGSPRNWEIVFPYPPPETATYHTDPRIEQCEQLVTQWNRVTPTFAAMHELGAEIPNECIVAMSYTFLTENLPGQYQIPSYNAWYYQQDLRPAYADYKRMLKLLQWKNPRKHWLLKAPSHLGNLPVVFDTFPDARVVITHRDPIVAQASVTNLLGTLYWMRSSQAFDAGAFENLMTPEAGAARLNGVVDLLEGGTVPTPQIHHFLYADLVSTPAEALTRLYQEFGEPITADALTAMQSYLEHKPQGKFGKHNYSIGEQQEIERKRGLYQRYQSYFGIPNEF comes from the coding sequence ATGAGTAACTGGACGCCACCAGAGCGCCCCGAGTGGGTCGCGAAAGTCATTGAAGAAGGCGAGCACATGGATATTAAGCGGGTGGTTCCGCTGAATCCAGACGAACTCATGGCCACCGCGATCGAGGCAACCGGCTTTAGCGACTTTGGTGCCGATTATTGGCTCGAGGGATTTCATGTCTTTATCGACGCCCTCGAGAATGAGGCTGAACTGCACTTGCTTGGGCGCCTTATGGCGCGTTCGGACATACTGAATTGGCTGCAAGCAAGATTGGGGATAGAAGCAGCTTACGCTCAGCACCCGGAAATCGAAGATGAAGTGATCGATAGCCCCGTCGTGGTAACCGGCCTACCTCGTGCCGGCACCTCCATCCTGTTCGAACTACTGGCGCAGGATACCCAGTTCGGTTCGCCGCGCAACTGGGAGATCGTGTTTCCCTACCCCCCTCCTGAAACAGCGACCTACCATACGGATCCCAGAATCGAGCAGTGTGAACAACTGGTCACCCAGTGGAATCGGGTGACGCCTACATTCGCGGCGATGCACGAACTAGGAGCAGAGATTCCAAACGAATGTATCGTAGCCATGAGCTACACTTTCTTAACCGAGAATTTGCCGGGGCAGTACCAAATACCAAGCTACAACGCCTGGTACTACCAGCAGGATTTACGCCCAGCTTATGCCGATTACAAGCGTATGCTTAAGCTTTTACAGTGGAAAAACCCGCGCAAACACTGGCTCTTGAAAGCACCATCGCACTTGGGCAACCTGCCTGTCGTGTTTGATACCTTCCCCGATGCCCGGGTCGTTATCACTCACCGAGACCCCATTGTCGCACAGGCGTCGGTCACAAATTTGCTGGGAACGCTCTACTGGATGCGCAGTAGCCAAGCGTTTGATGCGGGCGCCTTCGAGAACCTGATGACACCAGAGGCGGGCGCTGCGAGACTTAACGGTGTGGTCGATTTACTTGAAGGCGGCACCGTACCTACCCCTCAGATTCACCACTTTTTATACGCCGATTTGGTCAGCACCCCCGCCGAGGCGTTGACGCGTTTGTATCAAGAATTCGGTGAGCCCATTACCGCGGATGCGCTGACGGCGATGCAGAGCTACTTGGAACACAAGCCCCAGGGTAAGTTCGGTAAGCACAACTACTCGATTGGGGAGCAGCAAGAGATCGAGCGAAAGCGCGGCCTTTATCAGCGCTACCAATCCTACTTTGGAATCCCGAACGAGTTTTGA
- a CDS encoding transketolase, whose translation MTTPSIVTLERFRDTSAAELAARAKQLRLEILDVISHAPMGHYSSSLSCAEILATLYKHVLRLRAGDPAWADRDRFLLGKGHVAVALWPLFAELGFFPADWLKTFGSLDSKLTDHPDMHRAPGVDFSSGSLGHNLSVGLGMALAAKRRGFDHRMYVLLGDGEIHEGQVWEAAMAAGHYKADNLVAIVDANGSCADGPTESVMSIEPLVDRFSSFGWHCVEVDGHDTAALMQAFKQASESPGKPFCVVARTLKGKGISFMEASPREWHLGALMGEDLVRAKQEIEEAGQ comes from the coding sequence ATGACTACCCCGAGTATCGTCACGCTCGAACGCTTTCGTGACACCAGCGCCGCTGAACTCGCGGCACGAGCCAAGCAGCTCAGGCTTGAAATACTGGATGTGATCAGCCACGCCCCAATGGGCCACTATTCCAGCAGCTTATCCTGCGCCGAAATCTTAGCAACGCTGTATAAACACGTGCTGCGGTTGCGTGCAGGCGACCCAGCGTGGGCTGATCGTGACCGTTTCTTGCTCGGCAAAGGACACGTGGCTGTAGCCCTGTGGCCACTCTTTGCGGAACTTGGCTTCTTTCCAGCCGATTGGCTGAAAACATTCGGCAGTCTCGACAGTAAATTGACCGATCATCCGGATATGCATCGTGCTCCGGGGGTGGACTTTAGCTCTGGCTCCCTTGGACACAATCTATCGGTCGGTTTGGGGATGGCTCTGGCAGCAAAGCGACGCGGATTTGATCATCGTATGTACGTCTTGCTAGGTGATGGCGAAATCCACGAGGGGCAGGTTTGGGAGGCCGCGATGGCGGCCGGTCACTATAAAGCGGATAACCTTGTGGCTATTGTGGATGCCAACGGATCTTGTGCAGATGGTCCGACCGAGTCGGTTATGAGCATCGAGCCCTTGGTCGATCGTTTCAGCAGTTTTGGCTGGCATTGTGTCGAGGTCGATGGCCATGATACCGCAGCACTCATGCAGGCCTTTAAGCAGGCATCTGAGAGCCCGGGTAAACCTTTCTGTGTGGTAGCGCGCACGCTGAAAGGGAAGGGAATCTCATTTATGGAGGCATCGCCGAGGGAGTGGCATTTAGGTGCATTGATGGGTGAAGACTTGGTTAGAGCCAAGCAAGAAATTGAGGAGGCCGGACAATGA
- a CDS encoding SDR family NAD(P)-dependent oxidoreductase: MDLGLQGKTAVITGGSGGIGRGLVLEFAREGLNVVSASRDAATGEKLAAIAEEQGFAGKILAVATDVTDRKSVDAMIAKTHEAFGLVDVLVNNAGGVAIPSDFEAMTAESRDWEKALNIDGVVNCCQAVAEDMLSRQTGSVINISSNSSLLGEAAANIVHYGGVKGFVNSFSKGLAWEWARKGVRVNNICPGWIVPRDETEVGEGSFWNRFGFDMMGRPNEMDQALQDGTLYNMSSLPIPKLGRPEDIAWLALFLASERSGYITGQMISVSGGAWMP, encoded by the coding sequence ATGGATCTAGGACTACAAGGCAAAACCGCAGTGATCACCGGGGGCAGCGGCGGCATAGGCCGAGGCTTAGTGCTTGAATTCGCCCGCGAGGGCTTGAATGTCGTAAGCGCTTCGCGCGATGCGGCGACCGGTGAAAAACTGGCGGCCATTGCCGAAGAGCAAGGTTTCGCGGGTAAGATCCTCGCCGTTGCGACCGACGTGACCGATCGCAAAAGTGTCGATGCCATGATCGCCAAAACGCACGAGGCTTTCGGCTTAGTAGACGTGCTTGTTAATAACGCAGGCGGAGTCGCTATCCCATCGGATTTTGAAGCCATGACAGCGGAAAGCCGCGATTGGGAAAAAGCCCTTAACATCGACGGCGTTGTGAACTGTTGTCAAGCCGTTGCTGAAGACATGCTGTCCCGCCAAACCGGCAGCGTAATCAACATATCCTCGAATTCATCGCTCTTGGGCGAAGCCGCTGCCAACATCGTGCACTACGGTGGTGTTAAAGGGTTCGTAAACAGCTTCAGCAAAGGGCTCGCTTGGGAATGGGCGCGTAAAGGCGTGCGCGTCAACAACATCTGCCCGGGCTGGATTGTACCGCGCGACGAGACAGAAGTCGGCGAGGGCAGCTTCTGGAACCGCTTTGGCTTTGACATGATGGGTCGTCCAAACGAAATGGACCAAGCATTGCAAGACGGCACGCTGTACAACATGAGCAGCCTACCTATTCCAAAACTGGGCCGCCCAGAAGACATCGCTTGGCTAGCCTTGTTCCTTGCGTCAGAGCGTTCCGGCTACATTACCGGCCAGATGATCTCGGTGAGCGGCGGTGCGTGGATGCCCTAG
- a CDS encoding DUF1214 domain-containing protein produces MSASTSQDTELARAWDQFCDQLKEAGKIPFREGVPAGDLSRVAGFRCLVQNIGLGVQFYLENDDPLHPELLHYFDPIRKQGGDNPDAVYVGGPINGTDTYRIHGNRGSAKYFAVTAVETGDTPWGGGVASTLFGQDMKVDEDGNFEIICSPEPHPGNWLKTTPNTFRVTFRQFFADWENERPMHAAIDRISPMVAPKPVMDADRLSKGLDAVSRWVGVSLNYWADMIEKWKAQPNRFLSYRQLDDNKIDATPGGEPLIMYWQLPADEAIVIRVKPPEAVYWAVEFGNYWWCSMDYRSILSNTNCHYALLEDDGELIVVVAHQDTGHANWLDPAGFSEGYVTIRWMQADHYPTPIATQLKLTELGNLLPQAKKLTQEERVEQIATRRRGVVQRFGI; encoded by the coding sequence ATGAGCGCATCTACGTCTCAAGATACCGAACTCGCTCGAGCCTGGGATCAGTTCTGTGATCAGCTCAAAGAGGCCGGCAAGATACCTTTTCGAGAAGGCGTGCCAGCAGGTGACTTGAGCCGCGTAGCGGGCTTTCGCTGCCTCGTTCAAAATATCGGCTTGGGCGTACAGTTCTACCTAGAGAACGATGACCCGTTGCACCCGGAACTCTTGCATTACTTCGACCCCATTCGTAAGCAGGGGGGCGACAACCCCGACGCGGTATACGTCGGTGGGCCCATTAACGGCACCGATACTTACCGAATCCATGGCAATCGCGGCTCAGCAAAATACTTCGCGGTTACCGCGGTTGAGACCGGCGATACACCCTGGGGCGGCGGTGTTGCGAGTACGCTGTTTGGCCAAGATATGAAGGTCGATGAAGACGGCAACTTCGAAATCATTTGCAGCCCAGAGCCGCACCCCGGCAACTGGTTAAAAACCACCCCCAATACCTTTCGGGTCACCTTCCGGCAGTTCTTTGCGGATTGGGAAAACGAGCGCCCCATGCACGCGGCGATCGACCGTATTTCGCCCATGGTTGCGCCCAAACCCGTAATGGATGCCGATCGACTGAGCAAAGGTTTAGACGCCGTGTCGCGCTGGGTTGGTGTTTCGCTGAACTACTGGGCCGATATGATCGAAAAGTGGAAAGCACAGCCCAACCGGTTTTTGTCTTACCGCCAACTCGACGATAACAAGATCGACGCGACGCCGGGCGGCGAGCCCCTGATCATGTATTGGCAGTTACCTGCCGATGAGGCCATTGTGATTCGCGTAAAACCACCTGAGGCAGTCTACTGGGCGGTGGAGTTTGGCAACTACTGGTGGTGCTCCATGGATTACCGCAGCATTTTGAGCAATACCAACTGCCACTATGCTCTGCTCGAGGACGACGGCGAACTCATTGTGGTTGTGGCTCACCAAGATACGGGGCACGCCAATTGGCTTGATCCCGCGGGATTTAGCGAGGGCTATGTCACCATTCGCTGGATGCAGGCGGATCACTACCCGACGCCCATCGCAACACAACTTAAACTGACCGAACTGGGGAACCTGTTACCTCAGGCTAAAAAATTGACACAGGAAGAGCGAGTCGAGCAGATCGCAACGCGGCGCCGGGGTGTCGTTCAGCGCTTTGGCATTTGA
- a CDS encoding MDR family oxidoreductase codes for MFSGIVINKTDEGQTVAVQQIEDTQLPDGDVSIDVEYSTINFKDGLAITGASPVVRSFPMVPGIDLAGRVTASDSADFKVGDRVVLNGWGVGEGHWGGLAQKARLNSEWLIPLPSAFTTKQAMTIGTGGYTAALCVDALVDYGITPDQGEILVTGATGGVGSFAVCLLAAAGFSVVAATGKLSEEAYLKSLGASAVIDRAELIEKGRPLQKERWAGVVDAVGSHTLVNALASTQYRGAVAACGLAQGADLPATVMPFILRGVALLGVDSVMAPKPIRMKAWERLARDLDATVFDSIATEIGLADAVKAGEDILQGKIKGRVVVDVNR; via the coding sequence ATGTTTTCAGGGATCGTAATTAATAAAACCGATGAAGGACAAACGGTTGCTGTTCAGCAGATAGAAGACACGCAACTACCCGACGGTGATGTATCAATTGACGTCGAGTACTCCACGATCAACTTTAAAGACGGACTGGCCATTACCGGCGCATCGCCCGTTGTGCGATCTTTCCCCATGGTTCCGGGAATTGATCTTGCGGGGCGTGTGACGGCCAGCGACAGCGCCGATTTTAAAGTGGGCGATCGGGTCGTGTTGAATGGCTGGGGCGTAGGCGAGGGCCATTGGGGTGGCCTTGCACAAAAAGCGCGACTCAACAGCGAATGGTTGATTCCTTTGCCGTCGGCTTTTACGACCAAGCAAGCGATGACTATTGGTACGGGTGGATACACAGCAGCTTTGTGTGTTGATGCGCTGGTCGATTACGGCATAACCCCAGATCAGGGCGAGATCTTAGTCACCGGCGCCACAGGTGGTGTTGGCAGTTTTGCTGTATGTCTGTTAGCCGCTGCGGGTTTTTCGGTGGTCGCTGCGACGGGTAAATTAAGCGAGGAGGCTTACCTGAAATCACTTGGTGCCAGCGCGGTGATCGACCGTGCAGAGCTTATTGAAAAGGGCCGCCCCTTACAAAAAGAGCGCTGGGCAGGCGTGGTCGACGCGGTTGGTAGTCATACACTTGTTAACGCATTGGCCTCCACTCAATATCGCGGCGCGGTTGCCGCCTGTGGTTTGGCACAGGGCGCCGATCTACCGGCAACGGTCATGCCGTTCATTTTGCGCGGCGTCGCTTTGCTAGGTGTCGATAGTGTGATGGCGCCTAAACCGATTCGCATGAAGGCATGGGAGCGTCTAGCGCGCGATCTCGATGCTACCGTCTTTGATTCCATTGCTACTGAAATCGGTTTAGCCGATGCCGTTAAAGCCGGCGAGGATATCTTGCAAGGCAAGATCAAAGGTCGGGTTGTGGTGGATGTAAATCGGTAG